The following are from one region of the Nymphaea colorata isolate Beijing-Zhang1983 chromosome 7, ASM883128v2, whole genome shotgun sequence genome:
- the LOC116257087 gene encoding delta(7)-sterol-C5(6)-desaturase-like has product MEGKTVVFNSEIDGYNEVVLGNLLHGSWRSLPRFCQSILRNYVGFTILYFVCSALWSLYAYRLNPNVSSPEVSKTRKNFIVKHIWQTMKAMPGYILLEGVSEYMVEQGWTRCYSAIEDVGWPMYFVYFIVYLVIVELGIYWVHRASHEVKLLYRLSHAQHHVYNSKHKVSPFAALAVDPLDGMLHTLPFILATLLVPTHFLTHLLVLFCEGVWSINIHSTIDSAEIWPLMGPSYHLVHHCRPNYNYGNYTIFMDWLFGTLRRPESAGAKNEKNM; this is encoded by the exons ATGGAGGGCAAGACCGTCGTTTTTAACAGCGAGATAGATGGGTACAACGAGGTTGTACTTGGCAACCTTCTTCATGGCTCGTGGAGGTCTTTGCCGCGCTTCTGCCAGTCAATCCTTCGAAATTACGTTGGCTTCACCatcttgtattttgtttgttCCGCTCTTTGGAGCCTTTACGCCTATCGCCTTAACCCAAATGTGTCTTCACCAGAAG TTTCAAAAACAAGGAAGAATTTCATTGTGAAACACATATGGCAGACTATGAAGGCTATGCCAGGATATATACTGCTGGAAGGCGTCTCGGAATACATGGTGGAGCAGGGCTGGACAAGGTGCTATTCAGCTATCGAAGACGTGGGTTGGCCTATGTATTTTGTCTACTTCATCGTCTACCTGGTGATCGTGGAGTTGGGAATATACTGGGTGCACAGAGCATCTCATGAAGTAAAGCTGTTGTACAGACTCTCCCATGCACAGCATCACGTATACAACAGCAAACACAAGGTTTCTCCATTTGCAG CTTTAGCTGTAGATCCTCTTGATGGAATGCTTCACACGTTGCCGTTCATCTTGGCAACCTTGCTGGTGCCAACACATTTCCTGACACATCTGCTGGTTCTCTTCTGTGAAGGCGTCTGGTCTATCAACATCCACAGTACCATCGATAGTGCTGAAATATGGCCTCTAATGGGCCCCAGCTATCACTTGGTCCACCACTGTAGACCTAACTATAACTATGGCAACTACACCATCTTCATGGATTGGCTCTTTGGCACCTTGCGCAGGCCGGAGTCGGCAGGTGCCAAAAACGAAAAGAATATGTGA